One genomic region from Leifsonia sp. Root1293 encodes:
- a CDS encoding dihydrofolate reductase family protein produces the protein MIERDDLKAAYAIERPDGRGVRMNFVVSLDGASTLEEHSGGLGDAEDQRVMSVLRETADVLLVGAGTVRAEGYGGLPMPLALVSGSLDIDPGHQVFTDTDAARYVITHAGAPAARREALAAVAEVLVCGEDAIDLEAALEALAARGHTQVLCEGGPYLFGELMHADLVDELCLSLSPVLVGGDAGRILRGAPEQLRRMRLVHALQGEAMLFLRYARGTPVA, from the coding sequence ATGATCGAGCGTGACGACCTGAAGGCCGCCTATGCGATCGAGCGCCCCGACGGGCGCGGAGTGCGTATGAACTTCGTCGTGTCGCTCGATGGGGCATCCACTCTGGAGGAACACAGCGGCGGGCTCGGCGACGCCGAGGACCAGCGCGTCATGAGCGTGCTGCGGGAGACGGCAGACGTGCTGCTCGTCGGCGCCGGCACAGTGCGCGCCGAGGGCTACGGCGGGCTGCCGATGCCGCTGGCTCTCGTCTCGGGATCGCTCGACATCGACCCGGGCCACCAGGTGTTCACGGACACGGATGCCGCCCGCTACGTGATCACCCACGCAGGCGCTCCCGCTGCGAGGCGCGAGGCGCTCGCCGCGGTCGCCGAAGTGCTCGTGTGCGGCGAGGACGCCATCGACCTCGAGGCGGCTCTGGAGGCTCTGGCGGCGCGCGGTCACACGCAGGTGCTGTGCGAGGGCGGCCCGTACCTGTTCGGCGAGTTGATGCACGCCGACCTCGTCGACGAGCTGTGCCTGAGCCTCAGCCCGGTGCTCGTGGGCGGCGACGCCGGGCGCATCCTGCGTGGTGCGCCGGAGCAGCTCCGACGGATGCGGCTCGTGCATGCCCTGCAGGGCGAGGCGATGCTGTTCCTGAGGTACGCACGCGGCACGCCGGTCGCATAG
- a CDS encoding DNA repair helicase XPB, with protein MSDGPLIVQSDRTVLLEVAHPLAEDARHDLAVFAELERAPEHIHTYRITRLGLWNARAAGHEASDMLATLEKYSKFPVPQTVTIDIAETVGRYGRLVIERNDDGELVLRSTDEPVLTEISHAKRIAPLLIGHPSSDTYLIEPWARGALKQELVKLGWPAEDLAGYTPGTPHQIDLAEDGWSLRDYQKKAVTNFFDGGSGVVVLPCGAGKTLVGAGAMATAKTNTLILVTNTVSARQWRDELLKRTSLTEDEIGEYSGQIKEVKPVTIATYQILTAKRKGEYAHLALLDALDWGLIVYDEVHLLPAPVFKLTAELQARRRLGLTATLVREDGREGDVFSLIGPKRFDAPWKEIEAQGFISPASCYEVRIDLPQSDRLTYAAAADDERYRLXATAPAKLDVVRQLVARHPGERILVIGQYLDQIDELAEALNAPKLTGATPVDERERLYQAFREGSQEVLVVSKVANFSVDLPEATVAIQVSGSFGSRQEEAQRLGRLLRPKESGLTANFYTLVARDTVDQDFAQNRQRFLAEQGYSYTILDAHALDAVAA; from the coding sequence ATGTCAGACGGACCACTGATCGTCCAGAGCGATCGCACTGTGCTGCTCGAAGTGGCGCATCCGCTCGCCGAGGATGCACGCCACGATCTCGCCGTTTTCGCCGAACTCGAGCGCGCGCCGGAGCACATCCACACCTACCGCATCACGCGACTTGGACTATGGAACGCCCGCGCCGCCGGCCACGAGGCATCGGACATGCTGGCGACACTGGAGAAGTACTCGAAGTTCCCGGTTCCGCAGACCGTCACGATCGACATCGCCGAGACCGTCGGCCGCTACGGACGCCTGGTGATCGAGCGCAACGATGATGGCGAACTCGTGCTGAGGTCGACCGACGAGCCCGTTCTCACCGAGATCTCCCACGCCAAGCGCATCGCGCCGCTGCTCATCGGGCATCCGTCGTCGGATACCTACCTCATCGAGCCGTGGGCGCGTGGCGCCCTCAAGCAGGAGCTCGTGAAGCTCGGCTGGCCGGCTGAGGATCTCGCCGGCTACACGCCCGGCACCCCTCACCAGATCGACCTCGCCGAAGACGGCTGGAGCCTGCGCGACTACCAGAAGAAGGCCGTCACGAACTTCTTCGACGGCGGATCCGGAGTCGTGGTCCTGCCATGCGGCGCCGGCAAGACGCTCGTGGGAGCCGGCGCGATGGCCACGGCCAAGACCAACACGCTGATCCTGGTGACCAACACCGTCTCGGCCCGCCAATGGCGCGACGAGCTGCTGAAGCGCACCTCCCTCACCGAGGACGAGATCGGCGAGTACTCCGGGCAGATCAAGGAGGTGAAGCCCGTCACCATCGCGACGTACCAGATCCTCACCGCCAAGCGGAAGGGCGAGTACGCCCACCTGGCCCTGCTCGACGCGCTGGACTGGGGACTCATCGTCTACGACGAGGTGCACCTGCTGCCAGCCCCAGTGTTCAAACTCACGGCCGAACTGCAGGCGCGACGCCGCCTCGGCCTGACGGCCACCCTGGTGCGCGAGGACGGCCGCGAGGGCGACGTGTTCTCACTCATCGGCCCGAAGCGCTTCGACGCCCCGTGGAAGGAGATCGAGGCCCAGGGCTTCATCTCGCCCGCATCCTGCTACGAGGTGCGCATCGACCTGCCGCAGAGCGACAGGCTCACCTATGCCGCCGCAGCCGACGACGAGCGCTACAGGCTCSCCGCCACGGCGCCCGCCAAGCTCGACGTCGTCCGGCAGCTCGTGGCGCGGCATCCCGGCGAGCGCATCCTGGTGATCGGGCAGTACCTCGACCAGATCGACGAGCTCGCCGAAGCCCTGAACGCCCCCAAGCTCACGGGCGCGACGCCCGTCGATGAGCGCGAGCGGCTGTACCAGGCCTTCCGCGAGGGCAGCCAGGAGGTGCTCGTGGTCTCCAAGGTGGCGAACTTCTCCGTCGACCTGCCCGAGGCGACAGTCGCCATCCAGGTGTCAGGCTCGTTTGGCTCGCGTCAGGAGGAGGCGCAGCGCCTCGGCCGCCTGCTGCGTCCGAAGGAGTCCGGCCTCACCGCCAATTTCTACACCCTCGTCGCGCGCGACACCGTCGACCAGGACTTCGCGCAGAACCGCCAGCGGTTCCTCGCCGAGCAGGGCTACAGCTACACAATCCTCGACGCGCACGCACTGGACGCGGTGGCGGCGTAG
- a CDS encoding helicase-associated domain-containing protein has translation MIALAALARSMSDDALVGALHARGVPTTGMRDLFDLAEWLSTPASVQAALGDFDRTHLAVLGAAAVIAADGEEPEIAVSYESVADRLTQLRAEPLGADEVRAAAEDLAAVLLCRADDDGIIVFRGVGERLAAWPSEGLPSLDELAAPFPPTPVAESGVDTRMLDALAAERAFSTVAAIAELVAAVGAEPARELGKGGLSLPDAKRLATAMSIPIEQVAGHLRVASRAGLVALNVTDWMQTDAGGDWLNGSTPERWSALASSWYQAMPGDVHDILASARVPWGPGVRAYVAWLYPASGAALEGRIDEFSADAELLGITAGSTPGAVGALVLRGDMPAALETLDGLLPHEVEKVYLQHDLTVISPGPLAPRLDARLRTLADVESRELASSYRVTAASVERALAVGETAESMLSFLGEISLTGMPQPLGYLITETAARYGRVRVGATSGEEQYRSYVRSDDESLIGQISVDKALTALALVRTGRHRVASRFEPSIVFWALSDARYPVAAENDSEQIVHIARRTVRRPPPPAKADPLVDLVVRLRAADADMGETGQAFLARQIEAAIREKRTLTVSVRMPGGTVSDYLLEPTSVANGRMRARDRRADIERTLPLSSIDGIS, from the coding sequence ATGATCGCGCTGGCCGCCCTCGCACGATCGATGAGCGATGACGCTCTCGTCGGGGCGTTGCACGCGCGCGGGGTTCCGACGACGGGCATGCGCGACCTGTTCGATCTCGCGGAATGGCTGTCGACGCCGGCGTCGGTGCAGGCGGCCCTCGGCGACTTCGACCGCACGCATCTCGCCGTTCTCGGCGCAGCAGCCGTCATCGCCGCAGACGGGGAGGAGCCAGAGATCGCGGTCTCCTACGAGAGCGTCGCCGACCGCCTCACCCAGCTGCGCGCGGAGCCACTCGGCGCCGATGAGGTGCGTGCCGCCGCCGAGGACCTCGCGGCTGTGCTGCTGTGCCGGGCCGATGACGACGGCATCATCGTGTTCCGAGGCGTCGGCGAACGGCTCGCCGCGTGGCCGTCGGAGGGACTGCCGTCGCTCGACGAGCTCGCCGCGCCGTTCCCACCGACGCCGGTGGCCGAGAGCGGGGTCGACACCCGTATGCTCGACGCCCTCGCCGCTGAACGCGCCTTCTCCACGGTGGCCGCCATCGCAGAACTCGTCGCGGCCGTCGGTGCGGAACCCGCCCGCGAGCTCGGCAAGGGCGGCCTGTCGCTTCCCGACGCGAAGCGGTTGGCCACGGCCATGTCGATCCCGATCGAGCAGGTCGCCGGGCACCTCCGGGTCGCGTCCCGTGCCGGACTCGTCGCCCTGAATGTCACGGACTGGATGCAGACGGACGCCGGTGGCGACTGGCTGAACGGCTCGACGCCCGAGCGGTGGTCGGCGCTCGCCTCCTCCTGGTACCAGGCCATGCCCGGAGACGTGCACGACATCCTGGCCAGCGCGCGCGTGCCGTGGGGTCCCGGAGTCCGCGCCTACGTCGCCTGGCTGTACCCGGCGTCGGGCGCTGCGCTCGAGGGTCGGATCGACGAGTTCTCGGCCGATGCCGAACTGCTCGGCATCACCGCGGGAAGCACCCCCGGTGCCGTCGGTGCGCTCGTGCTCCGTGGAGACATGCCGGCAGCGCTCGAGACGCTCGACGGACTGCTTCCGCACGAGGTCGAGAAGGTCTACCTGCAGCACGATCTCACCGTCATCTCCCCCGGTCCGCTGGCTCCTCGGCTCGACGCCAGGCTGCGAACGCTGGCAGACGTGGAGAGCCGCGAACTCGCGTCGAGCTATCGCGTGACGGCTGCATCCGTCGAGCGTGCACTCGCCGTCGGCGAGACCGCAGAGTCGATGCTCTCGTTCCTCGGCGAGATCTCGCTCACCGGCATGCCCCAACCGCTCGGATACCTCATCACCGAGACGGCAGCCCGCTACGGCCGCGTGCGGGTCGGGGCCACCTCAGGCGAGGAGCAGTACCGCAGCTACGTGCGCAGCGACGACGAGTCGCTGATCGGCCAGATCAGCGTCGACAAGGCCCTCACCGCACTCGCTCTGGTGCGCACCGGTCGACACCGCGTCGCGAGCCGCTTCGAACCGAGCATCGTCTTCTGGGCTTTGAGCGACGCGCGCTACCCTGTCGCAGCCGAGAACGACAGCGAACAGATCGTGCACATCGCGCGGCGCACCGTGCGTCGACCGCCGCCGCCGGCCAAGGCTGATCCTCTCGTCGATCTCGTGGTGCGGCTGCGGGCCGCGGATGCCGACATGGGCGAGACCGGACAGGCATTCCTCGCCCGCCAGATCGAGGCCGCGATCCGTGAGAAGCGCACGCTGACGGTGAGCGTGCGGATGCCCGGCGGCACCGTCTCCGACTACCTTCTGGAGCCCACCTCGGTGGCCAACGGTCGCATGCGAGCCCGGGACCGGCGAGCGGACATCGAACGCACCCTGCCGTTGTCGAGCATCGACGGCATCTCCTGA
- a CDS encoding response regulator transcription factor: MADGPRILIVDDEPNIRDLLTTSLRFAGFAVRAVGNGAQAISAVLEEEPDLIILDVMLPDMNGFGVTKRLRTAGYTAPILFLTAKDDTEDKITGLTVGGDDYVTKPFSLDEIVARIRAILRRTMHADEEAVIRTGELTMDQDTHEVLVGDIPIELSPTEFKLLRYLMLNPNRVLSKAQILDHVWEYDFNGDAGIVESYISYLRRKLDQHSTEPLIQTKRGFGYMLKSSKG; the protein is encoded by the coding sequence ATGGCTGACGGTCCCCGCATTCTCATCGTCGACGACGAACCCAACATCCGCGATCTCCTCACCACGAGCCTGCGCTTCGCCGGCTTCGCGGTGCGAGCCGTAGGCAATGGCGCACAGGCCATCTCCGCGGTCCTCGAAGAAGAACCCGACCTCATCATCCTCGACGTGATGCTGCCCGACATGAACGGCTTCGGCGTGACCAAACGCCTCCGCACAGCGGGATACACGGCTCCGATCCTCTTCCTCACGGCGAAGGACGACACCGAGGACAAGATCACCGGCCTCACCGTCGGCGGCGACGACTACGTCACCAAGCCGTTCAGCCTCGACGAGATCGTGGCCCGCATCCGCGCCATCCTGCGTCGCACGATGCACGCCGACGAAGAGGCCGTCATCCGCACGGGCGAGCTGACCATGGACCAGGACACCCACGAGGTACTCGTCGGCGACATCCCCATCGAGCTCTCCCCCACCGAGTTCAAGCTGCTGCGCTACCTCATGCTCAACCCGAACAGGGTGCTGTCGAAGGCGCAGATCCTCGACCACGTGTGGGAGTACGACTTCAACGGCGACGCCGGCATCGTGGAGAGCTACATCTCGTACCTCCGCCGCAAGCTCGACCAGCACTCCACCGAGCCGCTCATCCAGACCAAGCGCGGCTTCGGCTACATGCTCAAGAGTTCGAAGGGCTGA
- the folP gene encoding dihydropteroate synthase, translating to MIPNPVRTIGPRTFDFSCEVAVMAIVNRTPDSFYDKGSTFALDAAVAAARKALDDGADWVDIGGAKFAPGPPIPVEEEIARVVPVVQALRGSGAVISVDTFHAAVAEAAIDAGAHVINDTTGIRDDRMADVVAASDATIVVTHSLAEPRTAFPAPHYDDVVGEVVDFLRARVDRALEHGVPLERIVVDPGHDLNKNTLHSLELTRRLSEVTALGHPTLVALSNKDFIGESIDRDRGERVEGSIAAAVYCVMQGARIVRVHNVRQTVDAMRMTEAMAGWREPRTLRHNVSAETAAQWEADHDRA from the coding sequence ATGATCCCGAATCCGGTGCGGACCATCGGCCCGCGCACCTTCGACTTCTCGTGCGAGGTGGCCGTCATGGCCATCGTCAACCGCACCCCGGACTCGTTCTACGACAAGGGCTCGACCTTCGCCCTGGACGCAGCCGTCGCAGCGGCGCGCAAGGCGCTCGACGACGGCGCCGACTGGGTGGACATCGGTGGCGCGAAGTTCGCCCCGGGGCCGCCGATCCCGGTCGAGGAGGAGATCGCCCGGGTGGTCCCCGTCGTCCAGGCTCTGCGCGGATCCGGGGCCGTCATCTCGGTGGACACCTTCCACGCTGCCGTCGCCGAAGCGGCCATCGACGCCGGCGCGCACGTCATCAACGACACCACGGGCATCAGGGACGACCGCATGGCCGACGTCGTCGCCGCCAGCGACGCCACCATCGTCGTCACGCACAGTCTCGCCGAGCCACGCACGGCATTCCCCGCGCCGCACTACGACGATGTGGTGGGCGAGGTCGTCGACTTCCTGCGGGCTCGCGTCGACCGCGCGCTCGAGCACGGGGTTCCGCTGGAGCGCATCGTCGTGGACCCCGGTCACGACCTCAACAAGAACACCCTGCACTCCCTGGAGCTGACCCGACGCCTGTCCGAGGTGACGGCGCTCGGGCATCCGACGCTCGTCGCCCTCTCCAACAAGGACTTCATCGGTGAGTCGATCGACCGCGACAGGGGGGAACGCGTCGAGGGGTCGATCGCGGCCGCCGTGTACTGCGTGATGCAGGGGGCCAGGATCGTGCGCGTGCACAACGTGCGTCAGACCGTCGATGCCATGCGCATGACCGAGGCGATGGCCGGATGGCGTGAGCCGAGAACGCTGCGTCACAACGTGAGCGCGGAGACCGCGGCACAGTGGGAGGCCGACCATGATCGAGCGTGA
- a CDS encoding NAD(P)/FAD-dependent oxidoreductase encodes MSAHHRIVIIGGGLAAARAAESARSESADASITVVAAEARPPYERPPLSKGYLLGSDDAASTITFDAAWYGAHDINLHTGVEATELDTAAHTVRAGDLRLDYDTLLLATGASPKPFIGPGAPLTGVHTLRTLHDSTVLRTAIAHGGRRIVVIGSGWIGLEVAAAAITYGNSVTVIGHGPIPLASAIGPVMGEVFADLHRGHGVDLRMDSAVSAIRGSGHVDGVVLGTGEELDADLVVVAIGATPNTTLAAASGITVDNGIVTDAGLRTSAADVFAAGDLANAYHPVLGRRLRIDHWANADKQGAAAGRALTGVDVEYDEIPYFFTDQYDLGMEYSGYGTLAAEAELVVRGDLASREFVAFWLRDRHVVAGMNVNVWDVNESVQKLIRAVVRVDPVALANPDVSLDSLLPA; translated from the coding sequence ATGAGCGCTCACCATCGCATCGTCATCATCGGGGGAGGCCTCGCTGCGGCGCGTGCGGCCGAGAGCGCGCGCAGCGAGAGCGCAGACGCATCGATCACCGTGGTGGCGGCCGAGGCCAGACCGCCGTACGAGCGGCCGCCGCTCTCGAAGGGCTACCTCCTCGGAAGCGACGACGCGGCCTCGACGATCACGTTCGATGCCGCCTGGTACGGCGCGCACGACATCAACCTGCATACCGGTGTCGAGGCGACCGAGCTCGACACCGCTGCCCACACCGTGCGCGCCGGTGACCTGAGATTGGACTACGACACGCTGCTGCTCGCCACGGGCGCATCTCCCAAGCCGTTCATCGGCCCCGGCGCCCCGCTGACCGGGGTGCACACCCTCCGCACCCTGCACGACTCGACGGTTCTGCGCACCGCGATCGCGCACGGTGGTCGCCGGATCGTCGTCATCGGCTCGGGATGGATCGGCCTCGAGGTCGCGGCGGCCGCGATCACGTACGGCAACAGTGTCACCGTCATCGGCCACGGACCCATCCCGCTCGCATCGGCCATCGGGCCGGTGATGGGCGAGGTGTTCGCCGATCTGCACCGTGGCCACGGCGTCGACCTCCGCATGGACTCAGCCGTGAGCGCCATCCGCGGCTCCGGTCACGTCGACGGCGTCGTGCTCGGCACCGGCGAGGAGCTCGACGCCGACCTGGTCGTGGTGGCGATCGGGGCGACGCCGAACACGACGCTGGCAGCCGCATCCGGGATCACCGTCGACAATGGCATCGTGACGGATGCCGGCCTGCGCACGAGCGCCGCAGACGTGTTCGCGGCCGGCGACCTCGCCAACGCGTACCACCCGGTGCTCGGGCGTCGACTGCGGATCGACCACTGGGCCAACGCCGACAAGCAGGGCGCCGCGGCCGGGCGTGCGCTCACCGGGGTGGACGTCGAGTACGACGAGATCCCCTACTTCTTCACCGATCAGTACGACCTGGGAATGGAGTACTCGGGGTACGGCACACTCGCGGCCGAGGCCGAGTTGGTGGTGCGGGGCGATCTGGCCTCGCGGGAGTTCGTCGCCTTCTGGCTGCGCGATCGCCACGTCGTCGCCGGCATGAACGTGAACGTGTGGGACGTGAACGAGAGCGTGCAGAAGCTCATCCGTGCGGTCGTGCGCGTCGACCCCGTCGCCCTCGCGAATCCGGACGTATCGCTCGACTCCCTGCTCCCCGCATGA
- a CDS encoding sensor histidine kinase codes for MHETLSERWNRVSLRSKITGVTVLMLTVGLLVSGIGTMAMLRQYMTQQVDQRLASVAYGKTDKFGIEGNSEFASVTSESESSEYFVAAFDREGNPLVHNWQTRPIEDLPIITNTLPIETTYDLGTSILELRDSRGTAFHAMVVPLQFDKGTFGTALIAVSMRQTDNIMATYLSIFLGFGIGVVILGALITRMLVTSTFSPLREVERTAAAIADGDFSQRLGGATPNTEVGRLNRSLNTMLNRIDRAFKDRARSIEQMRRFVGDASHELRTPLVSVRGYAELYRMGALQTPEDVAQAMDRIEKEAIRMGGLVEDLLSLARLDETKPLELAPVDLVPIARDAALDTMASSPDRTVTVILPPSVQHDLEPSDAVIEEPAETTSTPERLGTSNATGPVAFAGATLARLRGRRYRKADAASVASGTILASAIAPSLEPAEAVQAVVLAEENKIRQVLTNLLGNAMRFSPSGSPIEIGVAIDESTDRAVLSVIDHGDGIPPQIREKIFQRFWRADTSRTRETGGSGLGLAIVSAIIAAHNGTVDVVETPGGGATFRVSLPLATSPSAPQPLDATGTPTAAVPVV; via the coding sequence ATGCATGAAACACTCTCCGAGCGGTGGAACCGCGTCTCCCTGCGCAGCAAGATCACCGGCGTGACGGTGCTCATGCTGACTGTGGGGCTGCTGGTCTCCGGCATCGGAACGATGGCGATGCTGCGCCAGTACATGACGCAGCAGGTCGACCAGCGACTGGCTTCCGTCGCATACGGCAAGACGGACAAGTTCGGGATCGAGGGCAACTCCGAGTTCGCCTCAGTGACCAGCGAGTCCGAATCATCGGAGTACTTCGTTGCCGCCTTCGATCGCGAAGGCAACCCGCTCGTCCACAACTGGCAGACGCGTCCCATCGAGGACCTCCCGATCATCACGAACACGCTGCCGATCGAGACGACCTACGATCTCGGAACATCCATCCTCGAATTGCGGGACTCGCGGGGGACGGCCTTCCACGCCATGGTCGTGCCACTGCAGTTCGACAAGGGGACCTTCGGCACCGCGCTCATCGCTGTCTCGATGCGCCAGACCGACAACATCATGGCCACGTACCTGTCGATCTTCCTCGGCTTCGGCATCGGCGTCGTCATCCTGGGCGCCCTCATCACCCGGATGCTCGTGACCTCGACGTTCTCTCCGCTGCGCGAGGTGGAACGCACCGCTGCCGCGATCGCCGACGGCGACTTCAGCCAGCGCCTGGGCGGGGCGACCCCGAACACCGAGGTCGGGCGGCTGAACCGCTCCCTCAACACCATGCTCAACCGCATCGACCGGGCGTTCAAGGACCGCGCCCGCAGCATCGAGCAGATGCGCCGCTTCGTCGGCGACGCGAGCCACGAGCTGCGCACGCCTCTCGTCTCGGTGCGCGGCTACGCGGAGCTCTACCGCATGGGTGCGCTGCAGACCCCCGAGGATGTCGCGCAGGCGATGGATCGCATCGAGAAGGAGGCCATCCGCATGGGCGGCCTCGTGGAGGACCTGCTCTCCCTGGCCCGCCTCGACGAGACCAAGCCGCTCGAGCTCGCTCCGGTCGACCTCGTTCCGATCGCCCGCGACGCGGCCCTCGACACCATGGCGTCATCGCCAGACCGCACTGTCACGGTGATCCTGCCGCCCAGCGTTCAGCACGACCTCGAGCCGTCGGATGCCGTCATCGAGGAGCCGGCCGAGACCACGTCCACTCCCGAGCGTCTCGGCACGAGCAACGCCACGGGCCCCGTCGCCTTCGCCGGCGCCACGCTCGCGCGACTGCGAGGCCGCCGCTACCGCAAGGCCGATGCCGCATCCGTCGCCTCGGGAACGATCCTGGCCTCGGCCATCGCGCCGTCGCTGGAGCCGGCCGAAGCCGTCCAGGCCGTCGTCCTGGCCGAGGAGAACAAGATCCGCCAGGTGCTCACCAACCTGCTCGGCAATGCGATGCGCTTCTCCCCTTCGGGCAGCCCGATCGAGATCGGCGTCGCCATCGACGAGTCGACCGACAGGGCCGTGCTCTCGGTCATCGACCACGGCGATGGCATTCCGCCGCAGATCCGCGAGAAGATCTTCCAGCGATTCTGGCGTGCGGACACCTCCCGTACCCGCGAGACCGGAGGCAGTGGCCTGGGGCTGGCCATCGTCTCGGCCATCATCGCCGCGCACAACGGGACCGTCGACGTCGTCGAGACTCCCGGCGGCGGGGCGACGTTCCGGGTGTCGCTGCCGCTGGCGACGTCGCCGTCCG